From Fusarium fujikuroi IMI 58289 draft genome, chromosome FFUJ_chr07, a single genomic window includes:
- a CDS encoding related to cell cycle progression protein: MPHVPASASADSQDDAPELVFPPVTKDHIQNCSYDSWFPKYRSSCLKSRIIPLPPSFVEYLHEDGIVLADDDENQDEPEEEWHASSNTSAKPQVRDPDSSDDEEDEPERLPPNQRFPETHNLIKEKIAELGGSVAPKLNWSSPKDAKWISPHQNTLKCTTPNDIYLLLKSSSFVSHDLDHAFDDCTLRPPTKPYAPVLVLRPFFTPHVALEFRCFVKHRSLIGITQRDLNHYDFLEQIRPQLWRKIKTFFREKLRFTFPDASFVFDVYIPENSFEKDGFGRVRLMDINPWAPRTDSLLFGWQELLEMDVKNPLYGTSSNEAGADASGEDTVTEGEEEEEEEEEDDDIEYRPEMSPEFRIIEKDDPAAHNFSSPQYSAHKLPKEVVDASMGGQGGLMEFAMQWKEITEGRGDGIWEQAAGARQ, from the coding sequence ATGCCTCACGTTCccgcttcagcttcagctgaCAGTCAAGACGATGCGCCTGAGCTCGTTTTCCCGCCAGTCACTAAAGATCATATCCAAAATTGCTCCTACGACTCCTGGTTTCCTAAATACCGAAGTTCGTGTCTCAAATCTCGCATAATACCACTGCCACCTTCATTCGTCGAGTATCTCCATGAAGACGGTATAGTTCttgcagatgatgatgagaatcaAGACGAGCCTGAAGAAGAATGGCATGCATCATCCAATACATCTGCAAAGCCCCAAGTTAGGGATCCTGATTCgtcagatgatgaggaagacgaacCTGAAAGGCTCCCTCCTAACCAGAGGTTCCCGGAGACACACAATCTCATTAAAGAGAAGATTGCAGAATTAGGTGGCTCAGTTGCGCCCAAGTTGAACTGGTCTTCACCAAAGGATGCCAAGTGGATTTCGCCTCATCAAAACACACTCAAGTGCACAACTCCAAACGACATCTACCTACTCCTCAAGTCAtcttcttttgtttctcACGATCTCGATCACGCCTTCGACGACTGCACTCTAAGACCTCCGACCAAGCCATATGCGCCCGTTCTTGTTCTGAGACCATTCTTCACTCCTCATGTGGCCCTCGAATTTCGATGCTTCGTCAAGCACAGAAGTCTCATTGGTATCACACAGCGAGATCTCAATCATTATGATTTCTTGGAGCAGATTCGACCTCAGCTGTGGCGTAAGATCAAGACATTCTTCCGAGAGAAACTGAGGTTCACATTTCCTGACGCCAGCTTCGTTTTTGATGTATATATTCCAGAGAACTCCTTTGAGAAAGATGGATTTGGAAGGGTCAGGTTAATGGATATTAACCCATGGGCTCCTCGAACAGACAGTCTCCTTTTTGGCTGGCAAGAGCTGCTTGAGATGGATGTTAAGAACCCCCTCTATGGAACCTCAAGTAATGAGGCTGGTGCGGATGCCAGCGGTGAAGACACAGTCACAGaaggtgaggaggaggaggaggaggaggaggaggatgacgatatTGAGTATCGCCCTGAAATGAGTCCCGAATTCAGGATAATAGAAAAGGATGACCCAGCTGCACACAACTTTAGTAGTCCACAATACTCAGCGCACAAGCTACCAAAAGAGGTAGTCGATGCAAGCATGGGTGGCCAGGGAGGGTTGATGGAGTTTGCGATGCAGTGGAAGGAGATTACCGAAGGACGGGGAGATGGAATTTGGGAACAGGCAGCTGGTGCTAGGCAATAG